One part of the Brevundimonas subvibrioides ATCC 15264 genome encodes these proteins:
- a CDS encoding DNA polymerase III subunit gamma/tau: MTDVDLDSGDPPWAEDDVPERDENTDDMFGAPAAAPPPEGVTDTPKPAPIVDDTHQNDGEAYTVLARKYRPRTFEDLIGQEAMVRTLTNAFATGRIAHAFMLTGVRGVGKTTTARLLARALNNETDVIDRPSLELTAHGRHDAAIMAGQHMDVMELDAASHTGVNDIRDILESVRYAPVEARYKVYVLDEVHMLSNQAFNALLKTLEEPPPHAKFIFATTEIRKVPVTILSRCQRFDLRRVEPEILVEHLGRIATKEGMKVEDDALALIARAAEGSVRDGLSLLDQALVQGERGEPVATDTVRDMLGLADRSQTIALFEQIMAGRTPEALETFRTLYGYGADPVQVTNDLLEHCHAASVAKMLGPNATRLPNDQAQRLAAMGSQVSAGTLSRTWSMLLKALDEVRRAPSPADAVEMAIVRLAYAADLPGPEEALKRLQSGEPLSGGSGGGAPRGGGGGGGASAQMAPRPMAAPAYPDPQTFEAVVALIGERREIALQMDVQRYVRPVSFKPGALTYEPVEGAPANLATRLSSRLKEWTGRPWFVVANGQGGGETLIEQEKKATAALRAEVEADPFVVAVMAAFPGAVVGEIKTLAPAVEMPAIPDEIEDDQD; the protein is encoded by the coding sequence ATGACCGACGTCGACCTTGATTCCGGCGATCCGCCCTGGGCGGAAGACGATGTGCCCGAGCGCGATGAGAACACCGACGACATGTTCGGTGCGCCTGCAGCCGCGCCCCCGCCGGAGGGGGTGACGGACACGCCCAAACCCGCGCCGATCGTCGACGATACCCACCAGAACGACGGCGAGGCTTATACGGTCCTCGCGCGCAAATACCGGCCCCGGACATTCGAGGACCTGATCGGGCAGGAAGCGATGGTGAGAACCCTCACCAATGCCTTCGCCACCGGCCGGATCGCCCACGCCTTCATGCTCACCGGTGTCCGCGGGGTCGGCAAGACCACGACAGCCCGCCTGCTGGCCCGGGCCCTGAACAACGAGACCGACGTCATCGACCGGCCCTCGCTGGAGCTGACCGCCCATGGCCGCCACGATGCGGCGATCATGGCCGGCCAGCACATGGACGTGATGGAGCTGGACGCCGCCAGCCACACCGGCGTCAACGACATCCGCGACATCCTTGAAAGCGTCCGCTATGCGCCGGTCGAGGCCCGCTACAAGGTCTATGTGCTCGACGAGGTGCACATGCTGTCCAACCAGGCCTTCAACGCCCTGCTGAAGACCCTGGAAGAGCCCCCGCCCCACGCCAAATTCATCTTCGCCACCACCGAGATCCGCAAGGTGCCGGTGACGATCCTGTCGCGCTGCCAGCGCTTCGACCTGCGCCGCGTCGAGCCCGAGATCCTCGTCGAACACCTCGGCCGGATCGCGACCAAGGAGGGGATGAAGGTCGAGGACGACGCCCTGGCCCTGATCGCGCGCGCCGCCGAGGGCTCGGTCCGCGACGGCCTCTCCCTGCTCGACCAGGCCCTGGTGCAGGGCGAACGGGGCGAGCCGGTCGCGACCGACACGGTGCGCGACATGCTGGGGCTGGCCGATCGCAGCCAGACCATCGCCCTGTTCGAACAGATCATGGCCGGCCGCACGCCCGAGGCCCTGGAGACCTTCCGCACCCTGTACGGCTACGGCGCCGATCCGGTGCAGGTGACCAACGACCTGCTGGAACACTGCCACGCCGCCTCGGTCGCCAAGATGCTGGGGCCGAACGCCACCCGCCTGCCCAACGACCAGGCCCAGCGGCTGGCCGCCATGGGCTCGCAGGTGTCCGCCGGCACCCTGTCGCGGACCTGGTCGATGCTGCTGAAGGCGCTCGACGAGGTCCGGCGCGCGCCTTCGCCCGCCGACGCGGTCGAGATGGCCATCGTCCGCCTCGCCTATGCCGCCGACCTGCCCGGGCCGGAGGAGGCGCTGAAGCGGCTGCAGTCCGGCGAGCCCCTGTCCGGGGGATCGGGCGGCGGTGCGCCGCGCGGCGGCGGCGGCGGAGGCGGAGCCTCGGCGCAGATGGCGCCGCGTCCCATGGCCGCGCCCGCCTACCCCGACCCCCAGACCTTCGAGGCCGTGGTCGCCCTGATCGGCGAGAGGCGCGAGATCGCCCTGCAGATGGACGTGCAGCGCTACGTCCGCCCCGTCTCGTTCAAGCCGGGGGCCCTGACCTACGAACCCGTCGAGGGCGCGCCCGCCAACCTCGCCACCCGGCTGTCGTCGCGCCTCAAGGAGTGGACCGGACGCCCGTGGTTCGTGGTGGCCAACGGCCAGGGGGGTGGCGAGACCCTGATCGAACAGGAGAAGAAGGCCACGGCCGCCCTTCGCGCCGAGGTCGAGGCCGATCCCTTCGTCGTGGCGGTCATGGCGGCCTTCCCCGGCGCCGTCGTCGGCGAGATCAAGACCCTGGCGCCCGCCGTCGAGATGCCGGCGATCCCGGACGAGATCGAGGACGATCAGGACTAA
- a CDS encoding YbaB/EbfC family nucleoid-associated protein: MKDLNALMQQAQAMQEKLQQAQAKMAETTAEGTSGGGLVTITLKGAGEITAVRIDDSLMAPGEGEILSDLIVAAHADAKRRLDAINGELMREAAGPMAGMNIPGMPKLF, encoded by the coding sequence ATGAAAGATCTCAACGCCCTGATGCAGCAGGCCCAGGCCATGCAGGAGAAACTCCAGCAGGCCCAGGCGAAGATGGCCGAAACCACCGCCGAGGGCACCTCGGGCGGCGGTCTGGTGACGATCACCCTGAAGGGGGCCGGGGAAATCACTGCGGTCAGGATCGACGACAGTCTGATGGCACCCGGCGAAGGGGAAATCCTGTCGGATCTGATCGTCGCCGCCCATGCGGACGCGAAACGCCGGCTGGACGCCATCAACGGCGAACTGATGCGCGAGGCCGCCGGCCCGATGGCGGGGATGAACATCCCCGGCATGCCCAAGCTGTTCTGA
- a CDS encoding DUF3597 domain-containing protein, whose product MSILGNILGKIFKRKDEPKAPSAPSQPAPTSTPVQPQVTAAAATAPQPAPAVDVAGILDFMNEQRDQKLNWRTSIVDLMKLCGMESSLAERKELADELGYTGDKSDSASMNIWLHKQVLQKIVDNGGQLPGDMTP is encoded by the coding sequence ATGAGCATCCTCGGCAACATTCTCGGCAAGATCTTCAAGCGCAAGGACGAGCCCAAGGCCCCCTCGGCCCCGTCGCAGCCTGCCCCGACGTCCACGCCCGTCCAGCCCCAGGTGACCGCGGCCGCCGCCACCGCGCCCCAGCCCGCCCCGGCCGTCGACGTCGCCGGAATTCTCGATTTCATGAACGAGCAGCGCGACCAGAAGCTGAACTGGCGCACCTCCATCGTCGACCTGATGAAGCTGTGCGGCATGGAAAGTTCGCTGGCCGAGCGCAAGGAACTGGCCGACGAGCTGGGCTACACCGGCGACAAATCCGACTCGGCCTCGATGAACATCTGGCTGCACAAGCAGGTGCTGCAGAAGATCGTGGACAACGGCGGGCAGCTGCCCGGCGATATGACGCCTTAA
- the recR gene encoding recombination mediator RecR: MAASAGPEIERLIALLAKLPGLGPRSARRAALALLKKREQLLEPLAASLAETAAKVVSCSICGTPDTRDPCSICSDGARDNGLICVVEEAGSLWAMERSGAFRGKYHVLGGLLSALDGVGPEALRVAELVGRVKGGEVREVVLALPATVDGQTTAHYLAERVAGNGVEVTSLARGVPVGGDLDWLDDGTIVQALRARRPA; this comes from the coding sequence TTGGCGGCCTCCGCCGGACCCGAGATCGAGCGCCTGATCGCGCTCCTGGCCAAGCTGCCGGGGCTGGGCCCCCGGTCGGCCCGGCGTGCGGCCCTGGCCCTGCTGAAGAAGCGTGAGCAGCTGCTGGAGCCGCTGGCCGCATCGCTGGCGGAGACGGCGGCCAAGGTGGTGTCCTGCTCGATCTGCGGCACACCCGACACCCGCGACCCCTGCTCGATCTGCTCGGACGGCGCGCGCGACAACGGCCTGATCTGCGTGGTCGAGGAGGCCGGTTCGCTGTGGGCCATGGAGCGGTCCGGGGCCTTCCGCGGCAAGTATCACGTGCTGGGCGGATTGCTGTCGGCTCTCGACGGCGTCGGGCCGGAGGCGCTGCGCGTCGCCGAACTGGTCGGCCGCGTGAAGGGCGGCGAGGTGCGCGAGGTTGTGCTGGCCCTGCCCGCCACCGTCGACGGCCAGACCACCGCCCACTACCTCGCCGAACGGGTGGCCGGGAACGGCGTGGAGGTCACGTCCCTGGCGCGCGGCGTCCCCGTCGGCGGCGACCTCGACTGGCTTGACGACGGCACCATCGTCCAGGCCCTGCGGGCCCGGCGACCGGCCTGA
- the nudC gene encoding NAD(+) diphosphatase: MVLPVLNTFAGNPLDRAGDQRNSPDWLDEQAANPDALACVFWNGQPLLEDHADGPRLVWLALTHAREMIRDEDRELFLGLWKGAPCFAIEFGGAADPATGPVRGLGTFTEMREAAAVLSASDAAIAGGAKSLFDWRRRHGFCANCGHETETACGGWKRICPACTAEHFPRVDPVTIMLPVFGDRCLLGRQASWPAGRMSALAGFLEPGETIEEACAREIKEEAGLTVTATTYHSSQPWPFPSQLMIGLIAEVSDDDATPDQTELEEVRWLTRDEARAVLAGAHEVKAPPKFAIARTLLEHWAGSSE, encoded by the coding sequence ATGGTCCTCCCCGTCCTGAATACCTTCGCCGGCAACCCGCTGGATCGCGCCGGCGACCAGAGGAACAGTCCCGACTGGCTGGACGAACAGGCGGCGAACCCCGACGCCCTGGCCTGTGTCTTCTGGAACGGACAGCCGCTGCTGGAGGACCACGCCGATGGGCCGCGCCTCGTCTGGCTGGCCCTGACCCATGCGCGCGAGATGATCCGGGACGAGGACCGCGAGCTGTTCCTGGGCCTGTGGAAGGGGGCGCCGTGTTTCGCGATCGAGTTCGGCGGCGCGGCCGATCCGGCGACGGGCCCGGTTCGGGGGCTGGGCACCTTCACCGAGATGCGCGAGGCGGCGGCGGTGCTGTCGGCGAGCGATGCGGCGATCGCGGGCGGGGCCAAGTCGCTGTTCGACTGGCGACGTCGCCACGGCTTCTGCGCCAACTGCGGACACGAGACCGAGACGGCCTGTGGCGGGTGGAAGCGGATCTGCCCGGCCTGCACGGCCGAACACTTTCCGCGCGTCGATCCGGTGACGATCATGCTGCCGGTGTTCGGGGATCGCTGCCTGCTGGGCCGGCAGGCGTCATGGCCCGCGGGGCGGATGTCGGCCCTGGCGGGGTTCCTCGAGCCGGGCGAGACGATCGAGGAGGCCTGCGCCCGCGAGATCAAGGAAGAGGCGGGGCTGACGGTGACGGCCACCACCTACCATTCCAGCCAGCCCTGGCCCTTCCCGTCGCAGCTGATGATCGGCCTGATCGCGGAAGTCAGCGATGACGACGCGACGCCGGACCAGACGGAACTGGAGGAGGTGCGCTGGCTGACCCGGGATGAGGCACGGGCGGTGCTGGCGGGCGCCCATGAGGTGAAGGCCCCGCCGAAGTTCGCCATCGCCCGGAC
- a CDS encoding oxidoreductase, with protein MADHDTPVWFITGCSTGFGRELATALIDKGYRVVATARNPEDVADLVTRGGDRVLALKLDVTDRAQAEAAVAAATEHFGRIDVLVNNAGIGYFGAIEESDEDEVRRMFEINVFGLARMTHLVLPQLRARRSGTIVNISSVGGLRASAGVGYYNATKFAVDGWSEALAAEVNPLGIHVLIVAPSGFRTDWAGRSANEIKQPIADYADTAGARRTQIRGWSGAQPGDPKRAAAAIIDAVEAEDPPLRLLLGKAALAGARGKIDLLKKDFDAWAEVTEGADFPEGEG; from the coding sequence ATGGCCGATCACGATACCCCCGTCTGGTTCATCACCGGATGTTCGACTGGCTTCGGCCGCGAGCTGGCCACGGCCCTGATCGACAAGGGCTACCGCGTCGTCGCCACCGCCCGGAACCCGGAGGACGTCGCCGATCTGGTGACCCGGGGCGGTGACCGGGTGCTCGCATTGAAGCTCGACGTCACCGACCGGGCTCAGGCCGAGGCCGCCGTGGCGGCTGCGACGGAGCATTTCGGCCGCATCGACGTGCTCGTGAACAATGCCGGCATCGGCTATTTCGGCGCGATCGAGGAGAGCGACGAGGACGAGGTCCGTCGCATGTTCGAGATCAACGTCTTCGGTCTGGCCCGCATGACCCACCTGGTGCTTCCCCAGCTGCGGGCGCGACGGTCGGGGACCATCGTCAACATCTCGTCGGTCGGCGGCCTGCGCGCCTCGGCGGGCGTCGGCTACTACAACGCCACCAAATTCGCCGTGGACGGCTGGTCGGAAGCCCTGGCGGCCGAGGTCAATCCGCTGGGCATCCATGTGCTGATCGTCGCGCCCTCCGGCTTTCGCACGGACTGGGCCGGACGTTCGGCCAACGAGATCAAACAGCCGATCGCCGACTATGCCGACACGGCCGGGGCCCGGCGCACGCAGATCCGCGGCTGGTCCGGGGCCCAGCCGGGCGATCCCAAGCGCGCCGCCGCCGCCATCATCGATGCGGTCGAGGCCGAGGACCCGCCCCTGCGCCTGCTGCTCGGCAAGGCGGCCCTGGCCGGCGCGCGCGGCAAGATCGATCTGCTGAAGAAGGACTTCGACGCCTGGGCCGAGGTGACCGAAGGGGCCGACTTCCCCGAGGGCGAAGGCTGA